Proteins encoded by one window of Shewanella avicenniae:
- a CDS encoding CTP synthase — protein sequence MTTRYIFVTGGVVSSLGKGIAAASLAAILEARGINVTIMKLDPYINVDPGTMSPIQHGEVFVTEDGAETDLDLGHYERFIRTKMGRRNNFTTGRIYEEVLRKERRGDYLGATIQVIPHITNAIKEKVLEGGEGHDVAIVEIGGTVGDIESLPFLESIRQLAVELGRDRSLFMHLTLVPFIGPAQEVKTKPTQHSVKELRSIGIAPDVLICRGDRAIPATERAKISLFCNVEEKAVISLRDVDSIYKIPALLRSQGLDELIVKRFGIECGDADLSEWENVIYQEANPNGEVTIGMVGKYTELPDAYKSVNEALKHAGIKTRTSVHIKYIDSQTVEAKGVEVLEGVDGILVPGGFGERGVEGKIMAAQYARENNLPYFGICLGMQVALIEFARHVAGLEGAHSTEFKQDTPHPVVGLITEWIDEDGQVEKRTAKSDLGGTMRLGAQLCHLKAGTKAATAYGSESCIERHRHRYEVNNTYVERLEKAGLVFSGLSSDRKLVEMIELPNHPWFVAGQFHPEFTSTPRDGHPLFEGFVSAANSYQKQKLG from the coding sequence ATGACAACTAGGTATATTTTCGTAACAGGTGGTGTTGTTTCATCACTTGGTAAAGGTATTGCAGCAGCGTCTTTGGCTGCCATTCTCGAAGCTCGTGGTATCAATGTGACTATCATGAAGCTGGATCCGTACATCAACGTTGATCCAGGCACTATGAGCCCAATTCAACATGGTGAAGTGTTTGTTACCGAGGACGGCGCAGAAACAGACCTTGACCTTGGCCACTATGAGCGTTTTATTCGCACTAAGATGGGGCGTCGCAACAACTTCACTACTGGTCGTATTTACGAAGAAGTACTGCGTAAAGAACGTCGTGGTGATTATCTGGGGGCGACCATTCAGGTGATTCCGCACATCACTAACGCCATCAAAGAGAAAGTCCTTGAAGGCGGCGAAGGCCATGATGTGGCAATCGTTGAAATCGGCGGTACTGTCGGTGATATCGAATCGCTGCCATTCTTGGAATCTATTCGTCAGTTGGCGGTGGAACTGGGGCGCGATCGCAGCCTGTTCATGCACCTGACGTTGGTGCCATTTATTGGCCCTGCGCAAGAAGTTAAAACTAAGCCGACTCAACACTCGGTGAAAGAACTGCGCTCAATCGGTATTGCGCCTGACGTACTGATCTGCCGTGGTGACCGCGCGATCCCTGCGACTGAACGTGCAAAAATTTCGCTGTTCTGTAACGTAGAAGAAAAAGCAGTTATCTCTCTGCGCGACGTGGATTCTATCTACAAAATCCCTGCGTTGTTGCGTTCACAAGGCTTGGATGAACTGATCGTGAAACGTTTCGGTATCGAATGCGGTGACGCGGATCTGTCTGAGTGGGAAAACGTTATTTACCAAGAAGCTAACCCAAATGGCGAAGTCACCATTGGTATGGTTGGTAAATACACTGAGCTGCCAGATGCCTATAAATCAGTGAACGAAGCACTGAAGCACGCGGGTATCAAAACGCGCACTTCGGTACACATCAAGTATATCGATTCTCAAACCGTTGAAGCGAAAGGCGTTGAAGTATTGGAAGGCGTTGATGGCATTCTGGTACCAGGCGGCTTTGGTGAGCGCGGTGTCGAAGGCAAAATCATGGCGGCGCAGTATGCCCGTGAAAACAATCTGCCTTACTTCGGTATCTGTTTAGGTATGCAAGTCGCACTGATCGAATTTGCCCGTCATGTTGCTGGCCTTGAAGGCGCGCACTCAACTGAATTCAAACAAGACACGCCACATCCTGTGGTTGGCTTGATCACTGAATGGATCGACGAAGATGGTCAAGTTGAGAAGCGTACAGCGAAATCAGATTTGGGCGGCACTATGCGTCTTGGTGCGCAGCTGTGTCATCTGAAAGCGGGCACTAAAGCAGCTACCGCTTACGGCAGTGAAAGCTGCATCGAACGTCACCGTCACCGTTATGAAGTGAACAACACTTATGTTGAACGCCTCGAAAAAGCAGGTTTAGTGTTCAGCGGTTTGTCATCTGATCGCAAGCTGGTGGAAATGATTGAACTGCCAAACCACCCTTGGTTTGTTGCGGGTCAGTTCCATCCGGAGTTCACTTCGACTCCGCGCGATGGTCACCCACTGTTTGAAGGTTTTGTGAGCGCAGCTAACAGTTACCAAAAACAGAAATTAGGTTAA